A genomic region of Elaeis guineensis isolate ETL-2024a chromosome 9, EG11, whole genome shotgun sequence contains the following coding sequences:
- the LOC105034529 gene encoding heat stress transcription factor A-5 codes for MEGGAGGGPAPFLLKTYDMVDDSSTDDIVSWSPTKTSFVVWNPPDFAAHLLPTYFKHNNFSSFIRQLNTYGFRKIDPERWEFANEDFIKGQKHLLKNIHRRKPIHSHSHPPGLLADSEKAALEEEIERLSRERAALQADLCRFKQQQSGTKIQLEDLERRLVEMEQRQLKMIAFLQRAIHNPRFVDNLVKMASSSLSVDFTAIHKKRRLPGTEYCQEASENSLYDDHSSTSKPDMGHGFHTDFCHELKLELCPAISDSNLVTVSTQSSHEDNGSLHMKQSECGLNRMENLPLSSQPVDLSDTGASVCPTKNLWLPGAADEGDGHFPCHLNLTLASSSMQLDNNQYSSRTSNTADHGVHNDSELSVANRSRDDNHGKSAGNIQTTSADAKAASPQEVTPCSNQEPKDPQGRANDAFWEKFLTERPGSSDTEEASSSFRGSPGDEEQEEMKSDNEDIWRNRKDMEQLTL; via the exons ATGGAAGGCGGCGCCGGCGGCGGCCCTGCTCCTTTCCTTCTGAAGACCTACGACATGGTAGATGACTCTTCCACCGACGACATCGTCTCCTGGAGCCCCACCAAGACCAGCTTCGTCGTCTGGAATCCCCCCGACTTCGCTGCCCACCTCCTTCCCACCTACTTCAAGCACAACAACTTCTCCAGCTTCATACGCCAGCTCAATACCTAC GGCTTTCGGAAGATCGATCCAGAGCGGTGGGAATTTGCGAACGAGGACTTCATCAAGGGGCAGAAGCACTTGCTTAAGAACATCCACCGCCGcaagcccatccacagccacagccaTCCCCCAGGCTTGCTGGCCGACTCCGAGAAAGCGGCGCTTGAGGAGGAGATCGAGAGGCTCTCGCGGGAGAGGGCCGCCCTCCAGGCCGACCTGTGCCGCTTCAAGCAGCAGCAGTCCGGGACCAAGATCCAGCTCGAGGACCTCGAACGCCGGCTGGTTGAGATGGAGCAGCGGCAGCTCAAGATGATTGCTTTCTTGCAAAGGGCCATCCATAACCCGCGGTTTGTGGACAATCTCGTGAAGATGGCGTCTTCGTCTTTGTCGGTGGATTTCACAGCGATTCATAAGAAGAGGCGGTTGCCGGGGACGGAGTATTGCCAAGAGGCTTCGGAGAATAGTTTGTATGATGATCATAGCAGCACTTCGAAGCCGGACATGGGGCATGGATTCCACACTGATTTCTGTCATGAGCTGAAATTGGAGTTGTGCCCTGCTATTTCGGATAGTAATTTGGTCACCGTGAGCACTCAGAGCTCCCATGAAGATAATGGGAGCCTGCACATGAAGCAATCTGAGTGCGGCCTCAATAGAATGGAAAACCTTCCATTATCATCACAGCCGGTAGATCTTTCAGATACAGGGGCATCTGTGTGTCCTACAAAGAATTTATGGCTTCCAGGAGCAGCTGATGAAGGGGATGGGCACTTTCCATGTCATTTGAATCTTACTCTTGCTTCGTCTTCAATGCAGTTAGACAATAATCAGTATTCGAGTAGAACTTCAAACACGGCTGATCATGGAGTTCACAATGACAGTGAGTTGAGCGTGGCTAACAGGAGTAGGGATGACAATCATGGTAAATCTGCTGGGAACATCCAAACTACTTCTGCCGATGCAAAAGCTGCCTCTCCGCAAGAGGTCACCCCATGCAGTAATCAAGAACCTAAGGATCCTCAAGGGAGAGCAAATGATGCATTTTGGGAGAAATTCCTAACCGAAAGGCCAGGCTCTTCAGACACTGAAGAGGCAAGCTCAAGTTTCAGGGGAAGTCCTGGTGATGAGGAACAGGAAGAGATGAAGTCAGACAATGAGGACATATGGAGAAACAGAAAAGATATGGAGCAGCTTACTCTCTGA